From Sandaracinaceae bacterium:
TTCTGGTCGACGCCGATCCGGTCCCAGCCCTCGCCGAGGTCGCCGATGCGATAGCGCGCCTCGCCGTCGGCGTACACCCCGCCGGTCAACGTCGCGCCGCCTCCACACGCGCCGAGGAGGATCGCGAAGGGGACCGCCAGCAGGTGCCGTCGCATCGGCACGGATATAGGCGGCCCCCCCCAGCGGCGCAATGACGCGCCCTCCGAGCGAGGGCGTCAGTCGATGGCGGCGGCGGGGAGGGACGCGGTCAGCTCGCGCAGGTGCGGGACGCGGGACTCGAGGAGGGGGAGCTGGCGGCGGAGGATGGTCTGCGTGACGTCCTGGAGCGGCAGGGTGAAGAAGAAGCAGAGGTTGTGGAGGATCCAGCGGTCCGCCTGCAGGATGGACAGGCCGTCCGGGTCGCTGCCGACCTCGGGGATGGAGCCCCGCTCCAGCTCCTCGAGGAGGCGGCGCGTGCCGTGCTGGTAGGCGTCGACCTCGAGGGGGCCGAAGTCCACGTGGAGGAGGGCGTAGACGCCCGCGGCGACCAGCCGGCGGTAGACCGGGAGCTGCTCGCAGACGAGGTGGTAGCCGAGCTCGTGGGCCTCCTCCTCGCCGAGGCCCTCCTCGAAGCCCCAGCTGCCGTCGCCGCTCGCGTCTCGTCCGCAGAAGACGACGAGCTGGCTCTCGTCTCCCGTTCGTCGGACGGCGGCCAGCATCTCGAGATCGAGCGGCGCGGTGGTCGGACCCTCCCGCCGGTATCGCTCGAGCCGGTCGCGGCCCACCCGGACTCGCTCCGTCGGTGAGAGGATCCAGGCTTTGCGCACACCCGCCGTCGTGTCGATGCTGCGTTCTTCGACGCGTAGGCCCATCCCCCGTGGAGGCTCCTCTCCCTCGCCCTCAGCGTAGCGGCTGGGTCCCTCGGCACAAGGGTGGCTGAGCCCGGATCCGGCTCAAACGAGCCCCTCGTCGAGGCGCCGCATGCCCTCGAGCAGCAAGCCCTCGGCGGAGGCATGGATCACCCGCGCGGGCGGCTCGAAGCGGGGGTCGAGGGTGAAGCGGCCGCGGTCGAGCTTCAGCAGGGCGTAGAAGGCCTCCTCGCCCGTGCGCTCTCCGAAGCGCGCGTCGTGGATCTGACCCTCGCAGAAGTGGATCTCGCCGCGCTTGGCGCCGGCCACGATCTGGAGCCGCCCCCCGCGCCGCCCGTTGGCGAGGATCTGCACGACGTCGGGCAGCGACATCTCCTCGAGCGATCCGCTGACGCCGCTGGCCTCCTGGCGAGACGCGCCCTCCACCGCCTGGCCCGCCTTGGTCGCGACGACCTCGGGCGAGGCCGGCTTGACGACGTAGTCGGTCGCGCCGAGCTCGAACCCCTTGGTGACGGACTCGCGGTCCGCCCGACCGGTCAGGAACAGCACCGCCGGTCGGTCCGTCTCGCCGAGCTCTCGCACGCGCTCCATGAGCGTGAAGCCCTCGCCGCCCGCGCTCAGGTCCACCTCGGTCACGATGACCTCGGGCGGGCGCTCCGCGAGGAGGGCGAGCGCGGCCGGGAGCTCGCGCGCCACCTCGACCGCGAACCCGTGCTCGATGAGGCGCATCTCGAGCACCGTCGTCTCCTCGGGGTCGGGATCCACGATCAGCACCCGCGGGCGCGTGCCGAGCCGCTCCGCGCCGTCGTCGCCGACGACCACGTGCCGCAGGAGATCCACGAGCGTCGGGTCGAAGAGCTCGCCGCCGAGCTCCTTGAGCACGCTGAGCGCCTGGGGGATCGAGAGCACGCGGCGGTAGGGGTTCTTCGAGTTGGTCGTCAGGTCGGAGTAGGTCTCGACGATGGCGAGGACCCGCGCGCCGTAGGGGATGTCCTTGCCCGCGAGCCGATCGGGGAGGCCTTTGCCGTCGAAGCGCTCATAGAGGTGACCGAGGATCTTCTTCGTGTCGGGGGGGAGCTGGGCCGAGGCAAAGAGCTTGACCGGGGACAGGCGCGACTTGGTGGCGCGGCCGCGGTGGCCTTCGTGGCGCGCGACGTTGAGCGCCGTGAGGTGGAGATCTCCTCCGGTCTTGCCGAGGTCGTGGATGTAGGCCGCGACGACGAGCGCGTGCCGGTCGGCGCCGCTCAGCCCGACCCGCTCCGCCACGAGTCGGCAGAGGCGCGCCACCTGACCGCTGTGCCCTCGCAGCTCGCCGCGATCGCGGTCGAGGAGGGACACGAAGACGTTCAGGGTCTCGAGGTAGTCGTCGAGCGAGACGCGGGGCGTCTCGTCGGTGCCCGAGAGCGGAGAGTCGATCGGGATGGTGCCCTCGAGGGGGACCGGCGCCGGCAGCGGCGCGGGCGCGACCTGCGGCGCCGGCTCACGGGGCGCGACGCGCGCGGTGGGCGGCGCGTCGGCCGGCGGCGGATCGATCGCGGGCCCCATGAAGGCGAACGGGTCGGCGAAGTCCGCGTCTCCGTGCTGGGCGCTGCCGCTCGCGGTGACGCTGCCGAACTGGCCGCCCTGCGACGGCGCGCTCGGGCCGCCGACCCGCGTGGTCTCGAACGGATCGAGCTCGCCGTAGTCCGGCATCTCGCGCGCGAAGAGCTCCTCGAAGGCGCGGGCGTGTCCGGCGTAGAACTTCTCGATGGCGGCGGCGATCGCCGCGGGGCGCGCCACCAGTGAGCGGACCTCGCGCACGCCGCTCACGACCTGCACCTGCTTCTCCAGATCGTCCTCGCCGGGTGCGGCGACCACGATCGAGAGCTGCTGTGCTCGCCGGTCGAAGACGACGGGGAAGACCTGAAGGCGCTCGGCGAGCTTGCGCGGGATGCGCTCGAGCGTCTTGCGTTCGATGTTCGCCTTGCTCAGCCGCTCGGTGGAGACGAAGCGCGTCTGGTAGTGCGACGCGAGGAGCTTGAGCAGCTCGGCCTCTCTCATCGCGCCCGTGTCGAGGATGGCCTCCTCGACCCGGTCGCCGGTGCGCTGCGCTTGATGCAGGGCTCCCTCGTACTGCGCTGGCGTCAAGACGCCACGCTCCTTCAACCACGAGAGCACATGCATGCCCCGTGGACGATCCGCTCCGAGCGCACGAGAGCCGCCGCGCACGCCGAGAGTCTAGCAGCCCGGAGAAGCCCTGAGCCCGAAGTATTTGAGGCCGCCGCGCAGTGGTCAGGGGGCGCGCTGGAGCAGCACCCAGCCCGCGCCGGCCGCGGCGGCGACGAAGACCGCGAGCGCGAGTGTGCGTCGGCGCCTGGGGGCCGCGCGCGCCTGACCCCGCTCGGCGCGCAGGCCCGGGCCGACGACCACGCCCACCGCGAGGGCGGCGACGAGCGCCGCGACCACGCTCGTGAGCACGGCCGCGTCGTCCGCCGCGTCCCCCCAGAGCGCCGCCTGGCTCTGACGATCCGTCCACGCCGGCGCCACCACCGCCACGCCGAACGCGCCGACGGCGGTCGAGCCGAGCAGCGCCCGCCGCAGCCACCGGCGCGCGCGCGGCTCGGACACCGGCTCCTTGCCGACGATCGTCTGGGCGACCGCGGGCTTCACCTTCATCGGCCGCCCGAGCGCGTGGGTCGCCGCCGCCAGGTAGGCGAGCATCGACAGGGCCCCGAGCAACGAGGTCGGCAGATCCAGGACCTCGCGCTCGACCAGGGCCGGGCGGAGCGCGACGGGGAGCGCCAGCGCCACCGGGCCGGCGGCCAGCAGCACCCAGCGCGCGGCCTCTCTCCGCGCGCGCGCGTTCAGCACGAGCCCGGAGGTCAGCGCGGCCACGGGGACCGAGGCGTACAGCACATCGGTGAGCCCGAGGTCACCCATCCGGCCCAGCGGGAACGCGACGATCACCACCCAGGCGTTCAGTCCGAGCAGGCCGATGCGCCACGCGTCCGCCGCGTCCGCGCTCCGGCGGGCGGAGGCGGTTTCCAACGAAGCTGTATGGGGATCGGCGCTCATGAGCTAGACTGCACGCGTGAAGCTGTGCCCTCAGTGCAGTACCCCCAACGACGACGACGCGCGCTTCTGCGCGCACTGTGGGGCGGGGACGGACGAGGCCCGACCCGACCCCCTGATCGGTCGCACGGTGGGGGGAGCGTATCTGCTCCAGGAGCTCGTCGGCGTGGGCGGCATGGGCCGTGTCTATCGCGCCGAACAGAACATGTTGGGCCGCACGGTGGCGGTCAAGGTCATTCACCCGCACCTGCTGGGTGACGATCAGACCGTCGCGCGGTTCTACAACGAGGCGCGCGCGGCCAGCCGACTGAACCACCCCGACAGCGTCTCGATCATCGACTTCGGTCGGACCGAAGACGGCATCCTCTACCTCGTCATGGAGTACCTGGCGGGGAAGGACCTCGCCCACATCCTGGCGGAGGAGGGCCCGCTCCCGTTCGGCCGCATCTGCCGGGTCGCGCGCCACGTCTTGAGCGCGCTCGGCGAAGCGCACGCGCTCGGCGTCGTGCACCGCGATCTCAAGCCCGAGAACGTCATCTGCCGCACCGTCCGCAAGGGCGCCGAGCAGATCAAGGTCGTCGACTTCGGGCTCGCGCACATCGTCGGGCCGGGCGGCACGTCCATCACCACGCCCGGGCTCGTCTGCGGCACCCCCGACTACATGTCGCCCGAGCAGGGCAAGGGGGAGACCGTCGACGGGCGCGGCGACCTCTACAGCGTCGGCGTGGTGCTCTTCGAGATGCTCACCGATCGCCTCCCCTACGAGGACGACACGCCGACCAAGGTGGTGTTCAAGCACATCCACGATCCGACCCCGGATCCGCGGGAGACCGCGCCTCATCGCGCCATCCCGGACGACCTGGCCGAGGTCTGCCTCAAGGCCCTGCGGAAGAAGGCGAGCGAGCGCTTCCAGTCCGCCGACGAGATGTACGAGGCGGTTCGCAAGATCGAGGAGCGGCTCGAGGCGGCGAAGAACGCGTCGATCACCACGTGCCCGAGCTGCGGTGGTCGCAACCCCGCGGAGCAGCGCTTCTGCGGCACCTGCGGCGCCCGCCTCACCGACCGCTTCACGATCCCGCCGAGCTTCCGCTCGGTCGCGCCGCCCCCGCGCACGTCGCTCCTCCCCGGGCCTACCGAGACCCGCCTCATCGGGCGGCGGGCGGAGCTGGATCGGCTCATCGAGCTCCGCGACCAGTCCGAGCGCGCCTCGCTCTGGGTGCGCGTCGTCGGAGAGGCCGGCGTCGGCAAGACGCGGCTCATGAACGAGCTGGGCCAGCAGCTGGTGGCGGACGGCGACGCGCTCGCGGCGGCCGGGCCGCACCCGAGCGGCGCGATCGTCCCGTACTGGCCGATCCGCCAGCTCATGGCGACCCTTCTCGACGTCGACGAGCCGCGGATGCGCGAGATCGCGGAGAGCGACGCGGTGGGTGACCCGATCGCGCGCGCGGGGATCGCCGAGGTGCTGGACCCGAAGGGCCTCGATGGGCGCCGCGGGAAGGGGCGCGCCGAGGCGGTCGCGGTGGCGCTCGCGGCGGCGGTGCGGGTCGCGGCGGGCCGCTCGCGGAGCGGGCGCGTCGGCTTGTTCGTCGACGATCTCTGGCGCTGTGACTCGCTGAGCGCGCGCGCGCTGGCGCTGCTCACCCAGCGGATGCCCGAGGGCCCGCTCTTCCTGATGACCGCGTCGCAGCCGCGCAACGACGTCGAGGACACCGACGAGTCGGTCCGCATGACGCTCCGGGGCCTGGAAGAGACCGAGTCGGTGGCGCTGCTCCAGGACCGACCGGGCCCGAACGAGCTGGCGGTCGATCGAGAGGACGACACCGCGCCCGCGGGCCGGCTGCGCACGCCGCTGTTCCTCGAGCAGCTCGTGGCGCTCGGCGTGAGCGAGCTTCACGAGGAGGGCGCCCCCGTTCGACTGGCGGACGCGGTCCTGGCCCGCTTCGAGCGGCTGGACATCTCCGCGCGCCGCCTGCTGCAGGCGATCGCCGTCCTCGGCGACAGCGCGCCCCTCGAGTGGGTGCGCGAGCTCTCCCGCGGCAGCGACATGGGCTCGCTCGACGCGCTGCGCGCCGATGGCCTCGTCGAGGTCCAGGGAGACACGATCCTGATCTGTCATCCCTTCGTGCGAGAGCTCGTCGAGACGTCGATCCCGGCCGAGCACCGCAAGGAGCTGCACACGGCGGCGCTCCAGGTCGCGGCGGGGCACGGCGCGCCGCTCGAGGTCCGCGCGGAGCACGCGTGGCGGGCGGCCGAGCCGATGAGCGCGCTCGTGTTGCTCGAGCGCATGGGCGACGCGGCGGTCCGCCGTGGCGATGGCCCGGCCGCGGTCCTCGCGTTCCGGAGAGGCCTGGAGCTCGCCCGGCGCGAGCTGCTCCTCACGGGCGAGACCTCGCTCGACCGCGCGATCGTCAGCTTCAGTCGCAAGCTCGGGGACGCCCTCGACATCGCGGGCGATCCCGCGGGCGCCGACGGCGTGCTGCGTGAGGCGCTCGAGCTGGCGGGCCCCGCGAGCCGCGAGCGCCCGCGCATGCTGCTGCTGCTCTCGCGCGTCGCCCAGCGTCGGAACCGGCAGCGCGACGCCACGCGCTTCCTCGGCCAGGCGCTCGAGCTCTGCGCCCGCAACGGCGACCGCCTCGGCGAAGGAGAGGCGCACATCGCGCTCGGGCGGCTCAGGCTGCTGGACGGAGACGCCTTCACCGCGGCCAACACCCTGCAGAAGGGGCTCGACATCCTCCGCGGGCAGCGCGGGGCGGAGGCGCTCTTCATCGAGGGCGCGCTCGCCCGGGCGGAGGCGCTGCGGAAGCTCGACGACCCGGAAGAGGCGCTCGCGCAGCTCGAGCGCGCGAAGGCGGCCGCGGAGGGAAGCCCGCCCGCGCAGCGCGGACAGGTGCTCGCCATCCTGGCGTCGATCGTCGAGACCGACGATCCGGGGCGCGCCACCGAGCACTACCGCGAGGCCGCGCGGCTCGCCTCCGAGGCCGGCGACGCAGAGGGCGCGCGCCTCTGGCATCGGAAGGGTCGGACCTCCGAAGCACGCCAGGCGGGGTGAGCTGGCTCACGACGCGCGCGCCCGTGATCGTCCTCACGTCGCGGGGATCGCGGGGTCTCCTCGCTCCGCACCCGTCGGTTGGTTGCGTGACCGAGCGGGCCATTGCTACCTTCCCGCCGCCTCCGAATGGCGGGGTGCGAGCAGGCTCGAGCGTTGGCGGACGATCGAACCAGAGCGCGCCCTCCGCGGCGGAGTGCATCGGATGGTTGGTGGATCGGAGGCTCGAATGAACCGTGAATCGGTGCGCGCTCCCGCGCTCGCTGGGCGCTCTCTCGTGCTGACCCTCGTGGTCGCGCTGGCAGGTTGTACGGCGCCCGTGGGCGACGTCGGCGACCTCGGAGAGGCGTCGGCCCCCATCGTCAACGGCACCCGCGGCGGCAACCGCGCGGTGGTCGTTCTGCAGAACTATCGCTCCGGCGGCCTCTGCACGGGCAGCTTGATCGCCGAGCGTGTCGTCCTGACCGCGAAGCACTGCGTGCAGGAGGCGTTCGACGATGGCCCGGTGCAGCCGAGCGACATCGTCGTCGGCGTGGGCGACTCGATCCGCGGGCTGAGCAGCGTGCTGCGCGTGCAGTCGATCACCGCGACGCCCGGCCGCTACACGACGGACTCGCGCGGCGGCGTCGGGCGCGATCTCATCGGCGTCGACGTGGCGGTCATGGTGCTGCAGACGGGCGTCTCCGGCGTCGAGACCCTGCCCATCATGCGCGACAGCCACACCACGTTGGGCGGCCAGCAGATCACGGCCGTGGGCTTCGGCCAGACCCCGGCGGGCGAGGTCGGCATCAAGTACACGGCGATGGGCCGCGTGCAGGGCACCGACGCTCGCCTCATCTACGTCGGCCCCCTGACCTGTCAGGGCGACAGCGGCGGCCCCGCGATCACCGAGGCGGGCGAGGTCGCGGGCGTGGTGAGCTTCGGCGCTGGCGGCTGCGGGAGCGGCTACGGCGCGTACAACGCCATCTTCCCGTTCCTCGATCTCATCGACGGCGCGCTCGCCGAGGCCGGCGCGTGCCTCAACGACGGCGAAGAGGTGTGCGACGGATCGGACAACGACTGCGACGACCTGGTCGACGAGACCTGCTCGCAGATCGGCGAGCCCTGCAGCCTCGACGGGGAGTGCGTCGGGCAGACCTGTCGCGACACGGACAGCGGGCGGATCTGCACCGTCCCCTGCGACCCGCTCCGCCCCGAGTTCGGCTGCGAGCCGGGCTTCTACTGCGCGTTCGCGGACGGCTGCGAGGGCTTCTGCGTCCCCCAGGTGGCCGAAGGGACCGCGTCGTTCGGCGACTCGTGCACGCGCAACGAGGACTGCGCGTCGCTCTTCTGCACCGACCCGGGCGACGGGCGCATGCGCTGCCTCTCGCCGTGTCGCGGCGACGACGGCATGTGTCTCGCGGGCGAGGCTTGCGCGGCGACCCCCGGGCGCTGCGGCGGCTGCGTCGACGCGGACATCCTGATCGGGGCGCGCGGCCTCGGCGAGGAGTGCGCGGAGGACGGCGACTGCGGCTCGGGCGACTGCTACGACGACGCGGGCCGGATGTACTGCACGCGGATGTGCGCCGCCGACGGCGACTGCCCGAGCGGCTACCACTGCCGCGGAGACAGCTGCGTGGCGGGTCCGCGCGGCGAGATCGGTGAGCCCTGCGTGGCGAACGAGGACTGTGTGTCCGGGACGTTCTGCGCCGCGCGCGGCGACGAGGCCTGGTGCACCCGGGTCTGCGGAGACGGCCACGAGGAGTGCCCGGGCGGCTTCGACTGCGTCCCCGCGGGCGGGACCTCGGTCTGCGCGCCCACGCTCGGACTCGTGGGCGAGTCGTGCGCGAGCAACACGGAGTGCGTCAGCGGCCTCTGCGCCATGCGCGGCGACTCGGGCACCTGCACGCGCATGTGCGGCGCGGACGCGCCCTGCGCCGCGGGCTTCGAGTGTCGTCGCACGGCAGACGGCGTCACCGCGGTCTGCGTCGCCCCCGAGCCGCCCACCACGGCGGGCGGCTGCGCGGCCTCGACGGTCGACCGGAGCTCTCCGCGCGCGCCTCTCTTCTTGCTGGGATTGGCGTTCGCCGCCATCGTGGCACTGCGGGGCCGCAGCGGTGGCCGCAACCAGCGCCGCTCGCGGCCGTAGGAGCTGACGATGAAGTCGATCGCCAGGTGGTTCGTTGCCCTCTCCCTCACCGCTTGTGTCCCGATGGGGCCGGAGATCGGCGCGTCGGAAGACGCGATCGTCGACGGAACCCTCGAGCGCGCGCGTGACGAGGTCGTCTTCCTCTATCGCCTCGACGGCGCGGCCTGCACCGGCTCGTTCATCTCGCCGCGCGTGGTGCTCACCGCGCACCACTGCGTGGCAGGGCGGAGCGGCGGGTTGGCGCCCGCGAGCAACTTCCGCATCTACGTCGGCTCCTCGACCCGATCGCTCACCGCGGAGTATCGCGTGAGCGAGGTCCGGCCCGTCCCGAACGCGGGGCTGAGCGGGCGCGAGCCCAACGACGTGGCGCTCCTCGTGCTCTCGAGCGCGGCGCGCGAGACCCCGCTCGAGATCGCGCGGACCAGCCCCCGCGATCTCTTCGGTCAGAGCGTCACGGCGGTCGGCTACGGCCAGACGCCGTCGGGCGGCTCGGGCACCAAGTACACCACCCAGACCACCATCGAAGGCTACATGGGCGGGTTCATCTTCGTGCCCCCCAGCGTGTGCTCCGGCGACTCCGGCGGCCCGCTGATCGGCGCGGACGGCCTGGTCTACGGCGTGGCCAGCTTCATCTACAGCCCCGACGGACGCACCGAGCCTCGCTGCGGGACCGCGCCCGGGGCGTACAACGAGATCTTCCGCTTCGTCGACTTCATCGACGGCGTGCTGGCCGAGACCGGCACCTGCGTCCCGGACGCGGTCGAGGAGTGCAACGGCGAGGACGACGACTGCGACGACGCGGTCGACGAGGGCTGCACGCCGCTCGGCGAGCCGTGCGCGAGCGGCGACGAGTGCGTCGGCGGGCTCTGCGACGACACCCCGATCGGGCGCGTCTGCACCTCGGCCTGCGATCCGCTGCGGCCGGCCCAGGGCTGCTCGCCGGGCTTCTACTGCGGACGCCAGGGCTGCAACGGGTTCTGCCTCCCGGGCGAGCGCGGCGAGGGCCTCAACGACGCGGCGTGCGCGGCGGACACGGACTGCGCATCGCTCCACTGCGTCGATCCCGGCGACGGTCGGGCGCGTTGCCTCGACCCGTGCCGCGCGGACGCGGGGCTCTGCCTCGCCGGCGAGGTCTGCGCGGCGGCGGCCGGACAGTGCGGCGCGTGCGTGCCGCGGGGCCTCGTGGTCGGCGCGCGTGGCCTCGGGGAGCCGTGCGAAGACGACGAGGAGTGTCGCGGTGACTTCGTGTGCCACGAGTCGGCGGGGATCTCCGCCTGCGCCTCGGCGTGCGAGGCCGACGACGACTGCGGCGACGGCTTCGAGTGCCGTGACGCGCTCTGCATCCGCGACCGCCGTCAGGGCGTGGGCGGGACGTGCGTCGTCAACGAAGACTGCGGCGACGGCATCTGCGCCGCCGCGGGCGATCGCCGCTGGTGCACGGCGCCGTGCAGCGGCGCGGACGACTGCCCGGCGGGCTTCGACTGCACGCCTGCGGGCGCCGCGATGGTCTGCGCCCCGACCGGCGCGCTCGAGGGCGAGCGCTGCGAGGGCAACGCCGACTGCGTGACCAACCTCTGCGCCGCGCTGCCGGGCGGAGAGTCCGTCTGCACGAGCATCTGCGACGCGGCCAACGCGTGCGCGCCGGGCTTCGAGTGCACGCGCACGGGCTCCTCGGCCGCAGCGGTGTGCATCCCGGCGACCCCGACCTCGACGTCGGGCGGGGGCTGCGCCGCGGCGTCGGGCAGCTCGTCCGGCTCGCTCCCCGGCGTCGCGCTCCTCGCGCTCGTCGCGCTGGGGCTGTTCTTCCGTCGTCGCTGATCTCCGACCGAGATCGAGCCGTGGCGCTCGGCGATCCATCGCGCGCATCTCTGCTGTGCGCTGCTATGGTCGCCAGCGCCGATGGCCGAGCGCATGCATCCCCCGAGCGCGCGAAAGCTCCGCGAAGCGAGGCGGCGCGGTGAGGTGCCGCGCTCCGAGCTGGCGGCCGGCGCGCTGGTCCTGCTCGCGGTGACGGCGGCCGCGACCCTCGGCGCGCCCGCCGCGCTGGGGATCTGGCAGCGGCTCTTCCAGGACGTCCTGACGCTCTCGCCGCGCGAAGCGCTGCTCGCGTCCGCGCTCGCGGCCGCGTCGCTCGCCGCGCCAGTGCTCGCCACCGCCGCGGTCGCCGGCGCGCTCGCCACGTTCCTTCAGGTGGGGCCGCTCTTCTCGACCGAGCCCATGCGGTTCGATCTGGGGCGACTCGGACGGAGCTTCGGGCGGGTCCTGTCGCCGCGCGCGATCGGTGAGCGCCTCGCTTCGCTGCCTCTGGTCGCGTTGCTCCTGGCGCTCGGCCTGTGGGGAATCGGCGTCGCGCTGCATGGGCTCGCGGGGAGGCCGGAGCTGGACGCGGCGCGCGCCACCTCGGCCGGCGCCGCGGTGCTGGGCGCCGTGCTCTGGCGCGCGGCCGGCCTCTTCGTCGCGGCCGGCGCGGTGGCGGTCGTCTACCGGCGCTGGCGCTGGTGGCGTGATCAGCACATGACCCGGCGAGAGATGCGCGAGGAGCAGCGACGCACAGAGGGGGACCCGACCGCGAAGCGCCGTCGCGCGCGGCAGCACCGCGAGCAGGCCCTGGGGCCGACCCTCGAGGAGGCGCGCGCGCAGACGACGATCGCGCTGCGGGGCCCGGGGCTCGCGGTCTTGCTCGACTGGACGGACCGAGACGCGGCGCCGAAGGTGGCGTTCATCGCCCGCGGCGGGGTCGCATCCGAGGCGGCGCAGGGGCTGCCGGGCGCGCTCGACGAGGCGCTCGCGGTGGAGCTCGCGCGCATCGGCGTCGGGCGCCGGGTGCCGCGCGCCTACTTCTCACGGCTCGCGCCGCACCTGGCGCGCCTCGCGGAGGCGGCGTGACGGAGCGCGGCTCCGGTGGGCAGCCGGCGCTCTTCGGCGAGGAGGTCGTCCGCTCGCGCGAGCGCTTCGTCGAGGTCGCCATCCCCGTGCCGCTCCGGCGCAAGTTCACGTACCGTCTTCCGCCCGACATGGAGTCGCTCCTGGTCGGCGCGCGCGTCGCGGTGCCCTTCTCGGGGCGCAAGCTCGCGGGCTTCGTGCTCGGCTACACCAAGGACCCGCCCGAGGGGGTCCGCCTCAAGCGCGTGGCCGGTCGCATCGAGAAGGAGCCGGTCTTCCCCGAGGAGCTGCTGCGCTTCTTGCTCCAGGCGGCCGACTACTACCTGCACCCCGTCGGGGAGGTCCTGCGGGCCGCCGCGCCCGCGCTCCCGAGCGAGGCGATGCGCAAGCTGCGCCGGGGCGGCTTCCTCGACGAGGGCGAGTCCCTGCCGGGGTCCGCGGTGGCGACGCGCAAGAGCCTCTTCCTGAAGCGGACCGACGCGGCGCGCCCGGAGGACCTCCGCCTCGGGGCGAGCCAGCAGGCGGTGATCGCGCTGCTCGAGGAGCGGGTGGAGCTGTCCCTCGACGAGCTGCGCGCGCACGTGAAGAACCCGCGCGGCGTGGTGCGCAGGCTCGAGGAGCGCGGGCTCGTCGCGGTCGAGGAGCGCGAGGTCGCGGCCGACCCGTTCTTCAGCAGCCCGGCCGAGCCCGACGCCCCGCCCGCGCTCAACCCGGCGCAGCAGCACGCGGTGGACCGGCTCGTGCGCGCGCTGGACGAGGGCCCGAGCACGCAGCTCCTGCACGGCGTCACCGGCTCGGGCAAGACGGAGGTCTACCTGCGCGTCATCGCCGAGGCGCGGGCGCGCGGGAGAGGCGCGCTCCTGCTCGTGCCGGAGATCGCCCTGACCCCGCAGCTCGTGGGGCGCTTCCGCGCGCGCTTCGGAGACGGCATCGCGGTGCTGCACAGCGGGTTGACGCCCGGTCAGCGGCACGCGGCCTGGCGCGGGCTCCGTCGCGGGGATCTCACGCTCGCGGTGGGGGCGCGCTCCGCGCTCTTCGCGCCCGTGCCCAACCTCGGCGTCATCGTCGTCGACGAGGAGCACGACCCGTCCTACAAGCAGGAAGACAACTTCCGCTACCACGCGCGTGACATGGCCATCCTGCGCGCGCACCGCGCCGACGCGCTCTGCATCCTCGGCAGCGCCACGCCCAGCGTCGAGTCGTTCCACCGGGCCGAGCGCGGGCAGACGGGGCTGTTGACCCTCCCGCAGCGCGCCACCTCGCAGACCCTCCCCGCGGTCGAGGTCGTCGACCTGAAGCGGCATGGCCCGGGGCCGAGCGGGCATCCGCTGATCAGCGGCCCGATGCACCGCGCGCTCGAGGCGTGCCTCGCCGACGAGGGCCAGGCGATCCTCTTCCTCAACCGCCGCGGCTTCTCGCCCACCCTGCGCTGCGGGGCCTGCGGGGAGGTGATGCAGTGTCCCTCGTGCAGCGTGGGGCTGACCGAACATCGCCGCGCTGGCCTGATGCGCTGCCACTACTGCGACTACGCGGTGGCGGTGAGCAACCACTGCACGAGCTGCGGGCGCAACGCGCTGACCCAGCTCGGCATCGGGACCGAGAAGCTCGAGGACACCCTGGCCGGCGCCTTCCACCCCGCGCGGGTGGCGCGCCTGGATCGCGACACCGCGGCCG
This genomic window contains:
- a CDS encoding S1 family peptidase, with protein sequence MKSIARWFVALSLTACVPMGPEIGASEDAIVDGTLERARDEVVFLYRLDGAACTGSFISPRVVLTAHHCVAGRSGGLAPASNFRIYVGSSTRSLTAEYRVSEVRPVPNAGLSGREPNDVALLVLSSAARETPLEIARTSPRDLFGQSVTAVGYGQTPSGGSGTKYTTQTTIEGYMGGFIFVPPSVCSGDSGGPLIGADGLVYGVASFIYSPDGRTEPRCGTAPGAYNEIFRFVDFIDGVLAETGTCVPDAVEECNGEDDDCDDAVDEGCTPLGEPCASGDECVGGLCDDTPIGRVCTSACDPLRPAQGCSPGFYCGRQGCNGFCLPGERGEGLNDAACAADTDCASLHCVDPGDGRARCLDPCRADAGLCLAGEVCAAAAGQCGACVPRGLVVGARGLGEPCEDDEECRGDFVCHESAGISACASACEADDDCGDGFECRDALCIRDRRQGVGGTCVVNEDCGDGICAAAGDRRWCTAPCSGADDCPAGFDCTPAGAAMVCAPTGALEGERCEGNADCVTNLCAALPGGESVCTSICDAANACAPGFECTRTGSSAAAVCIPATPTSTSGGGCAAASGSSSGSLPGVALLALVALGLFFRRR
- a CDS encoding EscU/YscU/HrcU family type III secretion system export apparatus switch protein encodes the protein MAERMHPPSARKLREARRRGEVPRSELAAGALVLLAVTAAATLGAPAALGIWQRLFQDVLTLSPREALLASALAAASLAAPVLATAAVAGALATFLQVGPLFSTEPMRFDLGRLGRSFGRVLSPRAIGERLASLPLVALLLALGLWGIGVALHGLAGRPELDAARATSAGAAVLGAVLWRAAGLFVAAGAVAVVYRRWRWWRDQHMTRREMREEQRRTEGDPTAKRRRARQHREQALGPTLEEARAQTTIALRGPGLAVLLDWTDRDAAPKVAFIARGGVASEAAQGLPGALDEALAVELARIGVGRRVPRAYFSRLAPHLARLAEAA
- the priA gene encoding primosomal protein N'; the encoded protein is MTERGSGGQPALFGEEVVRSRERFVEVAIPVPLRRKFTYRLPPDMESLLVGARVAVPFSGRKLAGFVLGYTKDPPEGVRLKRVAGRIEKEPVFPEELLRFLLQAADYYLHPVGEVLRAAAPALPSEAMRKLRRGGFLDEGESLPGSAVATRKSLFLKRTDAARPEDLRLGASQQAVIALLEERVELSLDELRAHVKNPRGVVRRLEERGLVAVEEREVAADPFFSSPAEPDAPPALNPAQQHAVDRLVRALDEGPSTQLLHGVTGSGKTEVYLRVIAEARARGRGALLLVPEIALTPQLVGRFRARFGDGIAVLHSGLTPGQRHAAWRGLRRGDLTLAVGARSALFAPVPNLGVIVVDEEHDPSYKQEDNFRYHARDMAILRAHRADALCILGSATPSVESFHRAERGQTGLLTLPQRATSQTLPAVEVVDLKRHGPGPSGHPLISGPMHRALEACLADEGQAILFLNRRGFSPTLRCGACGEVMQCPSCSVGLTEHRRAGLMRCHYCDYAVAVSNHCTSCGRNALTQLGIGTEKLEDTLAGAFHPARVARLDRDTAAGGRAVEAVLDRLRRREIDILVGTQMVTKGHDVPGVTLVGVVLADQSLAFPDFRAAERTFQLLSQVAGRAGRGEKPGKVVLQAFQPEHAAIVQAQRHDYEAFFRTELEARRELGYAPFGRMVAVKVDATDETRAREAADRLAEHAARHPAVRDRRVMVLGPAPAPIARIRNRFRFRLMLRAADRRALRAVARALADRIDEGLASARAFVDVDPVSML